One genomic window of Mauremys mutica isolate MM-2020 ecotype Southern chromosome 5, ASM2049712v1, whole genome shotgun sequence includes the following:
- the LOC123371175 gene encoding butyrophilin subfamily 3 member A3-like, translated as MEDSSMCPGSVRSLPLLGFTIFLISLHLPRLDSVSFKVIGPDRPIRALVGEDALLACHLSPRMSAESMEVRWFRSTFSAIVHLYRDGRDQVGQQIAPYRSRTKLLKDSIANGTVSLRIHNITISDEGTYGCLFKSPTFYEEAILELEVAGLGSTPHLSVDGYQHGGIHVVCESAGWYPEPQVLWRDLSGQRLAPAMEKISQRTDRLFDTHSAAVITDASNQNLSCSVLNRHLGQEKTAKMHIADVFLPRTNPYQVALSVTLAGVFLLILLASYCFWKQHRGKENLQSELEKEREKFLGQILRAELKKEREKSLAELGWSKVSKNSAMVILDPDTAHPCLLVSENQRSVKWRDLWQDVPDNPGRFDCETCVLGLEGFTSGQHYWEVDFGGGRTWAVGVARESVRRKGWINFSPEEMIWAMDQCGGHFRACTSPDILLPLTVSPGRIGVYLDYEQGLVSFYQPGMETTIYIFTTSFTGKLHPFFWVYSPITLCP; from the exons ATGGAGGATTCCTCGATGTGCCCCGGCTCCGTGAGGTCACTGCCACTGCTTGGCTTCACCATTTTCCTCATTTCTCTTCACCTTCCCCGGCTGGACTCAG TGAGTTTCAAGGTGATTGGACCCGATCGCCCCATCAGGGCCCTTGTGGGAGAAGATGCTCTGCTAGCCTGTCACCTCTCCCCCAGGATGAGCGCTGAGAGCATGGAGGTGCGCTGGTTCCGATCCACGTTCTCTGCAATTGTCCATCTCTATCGGGATGGGAGAGATCAGGTTGGCCAGCAGATCGCACCGTATCGAAGCAGGACGAAGCTACTGAAGGACAGTATTGCTAATGGGACTGTCTCCTTGAGGATACACAACATCACCATCTCTGATGAAGGGACTTATGGCTGCCTCTTCAAATCACCCACCTTTTACGAAGAAGCTATCTTGGAACTGGAGGTGGCTG GTCTGGGCTCCACCCCTCACCTTTCTGTCGATGGCTATCAGCATGGAGGGATCCACGTGGTGTGTGAATCAGCTGGATGGTATCCGGAGCCCCAAGTGCTGTGGAGAGACCTCAGTGGGCAGCGACTAGCACCAGCGATGGAGAAAATATCCCAGCGAACTGACAGGCTGTTTGATACTCACAGTGCTGCTGTTATAACAGACGCTTCGAACCAGAACCTGTCCTGCTCTGTCCTCAACCGCCATCTCGGCCAAGAGAAAACGGCAAAGATGCACATAGCAG ATGTGTTCCTCCCAAGGACCAATCCCTACCAGGTGGCTCTGTCTGTGACCCTGGCTGGTGTGTTTCTTCTCATTCTCTTGGCCAGTTACTGCTTCTGGAAGCAGCACAGAGGAAAAG AAAATTTACAATCTGaactggagaaagagagagagaagttccTGGGACAA ATTCTGCGCGCTGAGCTGAAGAAAGAGAGAG AGAAATCCCTGGCTGAACTTG GCTGGAGTAAAGTCAGCAAAAATTCAG CGATGGTGATTCTGGATCCGGACACGGCTCACCCCTGCCTCCTGGTCTCTGAGAATCAGCGATCTGTGAAATGGAGGGATCTGTGGCAGGATGTGCCTGACAACCCTGGGAGATTTGACTGTGAAACCTGCGTGCTGGGCTTGGAAGGGTTCACCTCGGGGCAACACTACTGGGAGGTAGACTTTGGAGGTGGTAGgacctgggctgtgggggtggccagagagtctgtcaGGAGGAAAGGCTGGATCAACTTTTCTCCTGAGGAGATGATCTGGGCCATGGATCAGTGTGGGGGCCATTTCCGGGCTTGCACTTCCCCGGATAtcctcctgcccctgactgtgAGCCCCGGGAGGATCGGGGTGTATCTAGACTATGAGCAGGGCCTGGTGTCATTTTATCAACCTGGTATGGAGACCACAATCTACATTTTCACCACCTCTTTCACTGGGAAGCTCCACCCTTTCTTCTGGGTGTACTCCCCAATCACGCTGTGTCCCTGA